A window of Opisthocomus hoazin isolate bOpiHoa1 chromosome 3, bOpiHoa1.hap1, whole genome shotgun sequence genomic DNA:
AATTCTATCAATATATATTGTTCTAATTATTGGTTCTCAAACTAGTTCATTTGGAAAATGCAGAACGATGCTTGGAGTTTCTGGCATTGCCCCATACCGGTAACGCGATTTCGCTGATTGTACTTTCCCATGTGATGAGCAAATGATTGTCATCCCTAAAAGTCGCAAGGGACATGGATGTCATcttaataaagaaattaaaaagcacatCTTTCTATGAGAAACAATGTAAATTCCTGACCTGTCGCAGAAAATAGTTCTCTAATTGGTTTTGTGTGGTGGTGCAGCAGAATCGTTTTCCCCAAACGTCACGCCGGCGAAGCACCACTGTACATCATTGTCAGCAGTTCAGCAGAATCTCCCTAATAAGAGGACGATTACGTAAATGCAatagtcttcaaaaaaaaaaaaaaaaagagaaaagaaaagaataaggaggggaaagagggagagagagagagagagagtccaTTGTGTTGAGACGATTGTACATCCCAAGCCAACCTCTCTGCTTGTTAAGGGTCAGCAGCGTAGGCAGACGGCTAGGTAAGAACGTAAAGAGCTTGAAACAGTTTTGTCATTGTTTCTCAAGATTAAACTTTGTCTCCTTTTCCTGACAAGTTATTAGGAATTATACCGAACCTTGTAACTCTCTGTCCGAGAGTTACTCAGCTTTTAATAAAAtaacaggggtttttttgctaagcACACTCACCTTTTTGAATACTGCTGCTAAGTCATTCTTGTCTTTTAAATCATGATACACCTATAGCAACatatcacatttttctctcttaGGCAAAAGGTAATTTACATTAACTCCTTACCAAGCTGAAGCCTGCTGCAAGCATTACCGAAATAATATCCATCATTAGATGCCATCTGAAATGCTTGTCTTTCATCATTAGTATTAAAAAGCTCCAGAATGAGTTATTAGAGTAATTTCTTAACTATCATACAAATACTGGCTTCTGTGCTCAGATTTACCAAAGTTGACAATTTTCATATTTTCCATATCAATCTTCTGTTTCCAGGAGACTGTATAAACTAAATGAAGATAACCAGGCTATTTGCAACACGGGTGTGATGCAGACTGAAGGATTGGATGGGGAACTATAAATTCTCTGTAgccatatttgaaaaaaaagtcagagggCTTTTTACAGAAACAAGGATACATCTCTTATTTTGACTTATTTCTACAGTGCTATAGAAAATTGCTCAGTCATTTAAACTGTTGGCATGTGGACTGTGGCATTTCTGTATGGACATGTCTACTGGGTTTTTTGtgttgaaggattttttttacaaTCTAACAAGGAAAGGCTTGGTCCCCAGCGCTTTCTATAGAAGTCTCTTCAATATTTAAGGCTTCCTGGTTTGTGGAGCACGTGGTATGCCTTCACTTTTGGCTGATCTGGCATTTACCTTTACCGGTACTCAATGGAAATTCATGAGCATCaagattttggtttggtttcagaAAAGGCTGCTTTTAAGAGAGACTTCTTGACATTAGCTGCAATGGAAAGgcatgggaggggaggggggaagctgcattttaaaataccaaaCAATAACCGGAAACATTCAGGAAGATTTGCATTTGTTGGTCTCTGACATCACCAGGGACAATCTAGTGGGAAGAGACCTCATCGGGGACAGCGACAggatttaaaaagcaaagttaagGACCATATTGACAGTTACAAAATTTAAAATCAGAGCTTGAGGTGAGAAAGTTTGTTCCAGTTCAGATGTTTGCTGCTCAGGGTAGAGGAGGTGTTGGGGCACGGTTTTGTAATTAGCAATCTGTTCCTGCATGGAAGAGACTGGGGTAACTGGTGTAGCCGCGCAGTGCACCAGTGTGCTAGTATGACTGTGATTGCTAAAGTCTCCCATACCCACTCTCACAGCAACAACTTTCTAACTGCCATTAATTAGCCCTAGATTTTAGTCTTTTTGTAATTAACAGATCTAAAATTTGATTCTCCGTAAGGTACGTAAACAAGCTGCCTTTGTTATAGAGGGGTTCCACTTTTCTGACTATATAGACTTTTACTAAATGCAGCAACAAAAGTATTTTGGTTTATGTGTTTATAATGTTGTTGACTTGCAGTGATGTGGTCTGGAGCCGGAATTGATTCtacaaaattaattatattttggtACATGCTTACTTTTTCCTACCAGGAACCTGATGAGAATAATAAAAATCAAgatctgtagtgttctgtttctctgagattttttttcatagtGTGTGCTAGTGTTGAGTGagttttgatttaaaattattGCTAAAATTGTTTGTTCGTCTGAAAATTCActtgctgaaaataattttcttacttAAAAATGATAAGAATTGATGTGCGTTTGCTAAGTGTCTGATGAAAGATCACAAAGAAACTCATATTTTGCATCAGAAATAAGCAGATGGTGGACAGATGgtttaaattaatattaattaaaaatcttAACTTAAATTGTTTACCCTGTAAATGCAAAGTTGGGAAGCCAGCTTTCATCTTTAGGGTTAATAACACTCTAAATCTATTTATTAAAAATTGCTCCAATGAGCATTCTTTCCAAGCTTTGATCGCAAAGGTGGTAGCCTCAATAAAGAGCATGGAAGTGGGTGAAggctggaaagagagaggaattCTAGGACTCTTAACAAAGATCCTGCAGAGGCTGAGTCTAAAAATTCCTGTCAGCCTCTGTGGTCTGGGAAGGAAGAAATGCTCAGAGAAGAGGACTGGGAATTCAAGATCTCTTTTTCATGCCAGTTTCTCGAtatatttattctttaaaaatcaatttacatCTATGGTTGATTATGTTATGGTAAAGCAAACTCTACCAAGTGCCTTAAAAGCCTTCACACACTGTTGACAAAAAAGGGGATCAGATTCCGTCTCAATTTATCCCTTATGTTTCCTGCCTGGTTCGCCGGGACTGCAGTGGATGTAGTCAGGAGGAAAACTATGGCAGGTGGTAGTTACAGAGGAAGTCCAGAGCACACCTAGACTTACCATAGAGCGCTGTGTGTATGTACAAGTCAGAATACGGAATAACTATGATAATTCAAATATCACTATATGGTAACCATGGATACTTGTTGACTTTTTTAGTGGTAGTGACTACTTTATCTCAGGACATCTGTCACAGAGCCAGATTTGGTCCTCAGTTAAGCATGTAGTGTTCCCATTAAAATCAACAGAAGTTTCTCCCTTTCGTGAGACCGAATTAGGCCGTAAGTGCTGGAAGCTTTGCTATTTTCCTGAGTTTATAGCTAGGATATGTCACAGAGGATGTGTGCACTTTAATGGGTACCCTTTTTCCCTAATGCACCTCTCCATTCAAGTTAAGAATCAGGAACTCTAAATTAAGACTTAACATGGGAATCATCTATAAAGACTTAAGATTTAACTGAGCTTTGGGAGCGTGAGCATTTTGATTTGTGATAGTTCACCAAAATGCCCTTCTTTGGTAGTTGACATAAAGGTTAGGAAGAAACTGCAGGATTTTTCTGGCACGGGCAACTTGAAAAAGCATCAGACTGGATGCAATGCTGTCCCTCAGTACAGGCAGCTGAAGGTACGGCTGTGTCACCACGTGAAGTACCTTGGGAAGGGCGGGCAGGTGTCGGTGCACTCTGGCACAATGCATGATAGCACGGGGACAGTGTGCACCCCAACGAGGCACCTGTGTTCAAAATGGTATCTTACTCCGTTGTAACCTATGCTTTCAAAACCACATCTTGAGGTAGTCATTTTACGGATACTACGCACATTTTTAGCAAAAAGTTAgcaaaacttcaggaaaaaaacagacatgAGAGGGGCTTTGAATGCTGGGGGTTTGCAGTGTGCAGTTAAATCTATAACCAGCAGATTTTAGGTCTCTGTGTCTTCTGCTTGGAGAAAAGCTGCACATTTTCTACTCAAGCCCCGGTTGTTCACTTTCTTCTATACAGGTGAAATGCATGTGTTTCTCCCTTTCTGCTAGTGAAAAACTACGATTTTCAAGTGCTGCTATGACTCCACGTTGTATTTTCATGAATTATACCAGAGTGGTTAATGGTTTATTCTGGAGTGCCACAGTTGCAGGTCATGACCTGCTGTTGGCAAAAGCAGTAGATCGATCTACATGGAAATGGCTTCACGCTGGTTTTAGAAGATGCAGGAGGAATCTGCGTCCTGACAAAGACAATCAGTATTGCTTCTTTTCCAAAGCTAAAGAAAACTTGTtacatcttccttttttctttctttttttttcttttttttctttctttgcatgttTATTCACAGGCCTTTGCTTTGGGGATTTTCTGCGTGCTTTTCGTCCAGACATTGGCAGGGCTTATTTAGAATTGTTACTTCTGAAAGTGCCACCAGATTATAAAAGTGCACgtgtctctatttttttttttcttttcttctattcaGGTAGATATGTTACCTTTATCATGGACCCATTTCAATATGTCTATGTCATCCGAAATAGCAAGCAACTTGAGTTTTATGAATTTGCTGATAAAATGGCTTCCAAAACTTTTGACTACCCAGCCTTGTCGAAAGGAAAATTCCCCGATCTCAAGGAAAACCTGCACAGAATCTACCAGTATCTACAAGGCAAGCCTTTGGATATCATTTCTGACCACATGATGAAAAATCTCCAGGATATATTTGAATGGAAATGCTCACAAGCAACAGATtgggaaacagaaaaaatgtaCAAATTCTGCTGCTCTGTGATGTTTGAAGCCAGTTTTGTAACACTATATGGAAGAGTTCCTGCTGCAGATGGCCACAAAGTTATTAGTGAAATCAGAGACAAATTTATCAAGTTTGATGCCAGCTTTCCCTATTTAGCTGCAAACATACCAATTGAGTTGCTAGGAGCTACCAAGAAGGTTCGGAAGGAGCTTATACATCATTTTTTACTTCAGAACATGACAAAATGGCTGGGAGGGTCAAAAGTGGTCCAAGCCAGACAAGATATATTTGAGAAATATGAGCTGCTTGGAGATTATGACAAAGCAGGTAGGAAACTTATGAATGATTGCTtgtctaaaataaaataatttactatagacctttgaaataaaaaggcaaaatggCGACCTTgaaatttttttatgttctttctaaTTGGCTAATGATAAAATGTTTTACTCTGAAACAACTCTCTAtgataattgatttttttttttgtgctgaggTGGTAAAACAAGATACTTAATGGTGATAATGAGAAAGATTATAACTGAGCTGCATTTCCTCCCCTtattccccccgccccccccccccgacattACATTTCAAACTATTCTCATTAAGCAGAAAATTAGACTTCAGAAGCCTATTGGTCCTCATTAGCATTCACTGATCCTTGGCTGGGTCTGTGTCCTAACATCTTTTAATTAGCACACTGCAAATCTAATCAGTGTAATAAACGCTATTAATCTTCCTTTTCACTTATTTTCTCCCAGCACATCATTTTGCCTTCCTGTGGGCCTCTGTGGGAAACACGATTCCAGCTACATTCTGGGCCATGTATTATCTTCTGCGGCACCCAGAAGCTCTTGCAGCGGTGCGTGACGAGATTGACCATTTGCTGCAGTCAACAGGTCAAAAGAGAGGGCCCACGTATAACATCCACCTCACCAGAGAACAATTGGACAACCTGGTCTACCTaggtaatttatttttatctgttagGAAGAAAAGAGAGGCTCTCCCGGCAAACTCGGTTTATCACTCATTTCTGTTTACTGAGAAGGTGGAGGACACAGCTGCCTAATTGACATAATAACACCCATTTACACCAATTATAAATTATGTAGTTTATAGCTGTAGATACTCTCATTGCATGTAAACATTAAAGCCTAGGTAATTAACTATGCAAGGTATGCAAAAGGCTAAATCGAAGCTTtgcaattatttgaaaaaaaagttgATGCCTATTAAGTTGTTTGATTCTGAGCATCTGCCGAAGTGTTAATGCATTTCAAATACTTCTGTATGGTACTGCCAAGAAAGACCCTTTTCTAAAATTAAAGTGGGATAATGTATTTAAACTGCAAATGTATTGTTTTGCAagcagtttctttctttctctctctttaataAAGCAAAAAGACTTCTAAAGCAAGCTGCAGTTGAGGGATGCCTGTGAACAAAATGCAAGAAGCTAAAGCTTTACAGAGTAGAAATGGCATTTCCCATGTTGAACAAACTGCCATGATTCAAATAAGGGAGCTTGAAGTGAGATACAGATATTCCAGTTCTAGATGAGTGTTTCAGAGGGAGACCTGTGTCAGTGGCCATTAGAAGCTGTTTGATCCAGGATTCGAAGATCCGGctgaaaaacctaacagtacgatgtatactgttaagcaggtatcctttattgcagcgctgggcacacgggggatttctcctccaaacgtgcgcaccagtcaccctgttacttcaggttaaatacaatcacatatgtaaatattcattatatttctaagaactaattagcagATGTAagtatctttcacgcatgtctgttagcgtctttgggtggtctttgggggtcccaagacgaaggcccatcctcttcatcatgctgttcGTTGATTGAtgtttgtttctgcgcaaactcagttctaggtcatgtccttcaggttgtttggctctggtcttgttcctctcttggtgcctccttatctctgtagcttggcgcatttgccctcccaaggccgagctgtctggagtagaattatttaggagtctcttttatcccacaattatcccaattatttgctgagaaccaagaccacttttgtttcacttaattattttgtctaatgactatagcttgtgcccatgtacttccactacattccttaatgagaaaacagggattagtgtaacagttacatcgttagatcactatgcatgcaggaatacaagttacagtactaaagactactaaaaactagaaaatattaaggctttttttgttatagtttcacgtttcttacaatcccctctatcatccAGGACCTGGATAGGCCTTCAGAGCATCAGCTGATGGTTTCACGTCGTTTGCTAGTGCACAGGCACTGGCGAGATGAATGCTGAAATTAGTCCAAGGGAGGAGAGAGGGTGTAGCGAGTAGGAACCTAATCTTTAAGTATCTGAAGGTCTGCGTAGGGAGTGTTAGCAGGATAGACAACAGCTGAATAAACGCATAAAGGTTCaatattcttctctttttaaatattgaaaacagTCCCCTATGGAAACTGAGCTCATGACCGCATATTTTGGTAGCTCATGGCTTGAACTGATGCTCCACTCTTAAAAGAAGCTGTGTCAAGACGGAGTGGTGGAGCAGCGCGGTCTCTGAGCCTGTTTTGGATCTCGGGAGTATCTGCAATGCGTTCTCCAGGATTATCCAGGGTGGCATGTCTCAAGAACCTGTGTTCAAACTTTAATTGTTTCTTGTAGTACAAATATAGAATCAAGTTTGATCCTGTTACGTCTTGTTAGATCATTAATGTTCATCTTGTATAGTGTAAGTTTAGTAAGTTGGTTTCATCTGGAGCCACAGCTGTTTTGGCAGTTTTACCTCTACCTGGAGGATGCTTTTGAAGTAGGGGAGATATCTGATGACAAGGACACTTTTGAAGAATAACATGTCATTCTAAGCATTTAATGTAGTTTTAAGGAACACAAGGAAAATAGCTTCACATCAGAGTTAGCATCCATCAAAAAATAGTAGAAAAAGAAGATTACTGAGCATCAAGAAGATCAAGAGAGAATTTGTATTTGGAGACAGAGATGGGAATGgcaaggggcggggggggggagaaaatcaAAAGCACCCCAGAAGTGTaggaataaggaaaataaaagcatgtaCTTCACTAAAACCATCTGGTGCAAAATGGTATGAACAGTTTAAAACATTAACTGTGTcgttcctctgctgctccttgaaATCCTGAAGTACCTTGGTAACATTTGATTTATGTGTTGAGGGGAGAGTGCCACATCCTACTTTTGTAGTATTCTTGTaacagttttgttaaattttgtaatCACGTCAAACATAATGTGATATGAACAGAAGCTAGATTTCAATTCTTCTGGCACTTAAGTCATAAAGGGCTGGATACTGTCccataaaataataatatagaaaaaaaatcagtaccatAAGAGAATTAAATTCATGCTTCAGTGGAAAGGGATGTTTTGTTAATAAATGTGTAGGAGGGACAAAGGTCCCAATTTGCGTTGCTTGCACACCAAACGTCCCCACGTCGCGGGAAGGCTGTGGACCAGCACTGCCTTTGCCCTTGCAGCTCGCTGACCCCAACCTCCGCGACCGagcttttcctcttccctctcacTCCCTGTGCCAACCCAGAGCACAGAAAACCAGGATTTGTGTCCCTGCTCTCAAGTAAGGCAGACCAGGTGGGATTCTCGTACGTTCATCACCTTGTCATCTCATTCTCCTGCTTGAAGTGCTCTGATTCTCCGTCCTCTTTTGGCCTACTATAACAAGAACCTTTTCTTGGATTCCTCATGGTATGGAAAACAAGCAAGaattgctaaaaagcctttatcAGAAAGCAGTGCTGTTATTATGGTCAGATTCTTTGGGTCTAGGGAACAACATGGCCTGATTTACTTCTAGATTCAAAGGGCAGgtaggtgattttttttataaattaaaaaaaagatctttcaaCCCACAGCAAAGCTAGCAAATTTTGGCCctggttatttttttcctgatggcATTTCTAGGGCAGCACACTTTTTTGTCTACGTAAGACTTTTTCCCCCGAAACCCAATCGCGGGTATTTGTGTGCGCAGAGGAACATACATTATTAGTTGTTATGGCTCACAACGGAGCTCTAATATGGTAAACGACACATGAGAATGGTCTGTCGGGTTTTATGGAGATAATGGAAATGCAAAGGGTAAAGCAGAGATATACTTAAGTGTGTGTTTAATGCTAGGCATGTTTAGTCAGTTCGTTTGTTTAATATTAGTCCATTCATTTATATGGTGAAGTATTCTTGCCCCAGGTCATTGCTGAATCCCAGATATTTCCTGCGAAAAGAGCACAGCTTGAAAAATTGTTTCGTACACAAGACAGGGTAGGAACCCAAAAACAGCTAATGCGGAGTGCGTAGCTGCAACACAAATGCGAAGCATTAAAATTGTTGGTTGGATTGAGAGAAATGAATGTATTTTCCTGGAATGGGCTGGGCAGCGCCATTTGGTTCTTAGTAAGATGCAAATGTACTTGTTTCAGATCATCGTTTTTGTTGGCACACCGTGATGCCTGTGGGTAAATGACCCCCCCAAAATATTTGCATACTTGATAGCTATTTTCCTGCAATACATGCTAATAATTATAGTACCCTATTACCTGCTATGTGTTAGTGTAAAATTAACAATCCATTATGCACAATAAGTTTTATAAAACATTTACAGATAGAGATcatgtttaattaaaattaacTTGCCTACGAAAGCCAAATGCACTTACGATTCACAATGACCTTTTATTACCTGCAGTCCCTTGTTTTGGCTGGATGATTGACAGCTTGCTGTTTGGCTACCATGTTGTATTTCAGCTGACAAGACTTTTCATTTTAACTCAATTTGCCTGCCTATCACGAGCTGGTGGCAGGCCAGGCTCAAGTCACCCAGCTTTGCCTCAGCAGCTTGCTCTATTTCTCATTAGTACGCATTTATTCAGTGGAAATTGGAAGACAAATGCTTGAAGGCATGTGAACTAAGTATAGCAAATTAGGGTTTAAAGACTGAATATTTATAAGTATAttgaaacagtttttaaaaaaaaatctagaatgaATTGGAAGCTGAGTGCTAGCTTTAGTATAAGAGAAACGAAGAGAGAAGTGGGAGGATTCTAAGAATAACAATACTACGAGAGatatctctctccctctctttttttccccctctttctctctctagaAAATATGTAAAATCTCTCTGACAACACCTTATCAAACAACAGCCTGGCTTCTTTATGTAGCACTCGCGCAGTGAAGTTTAGCATCTCATGTGtgtaagaaggggggaaaaaatgagggTCATGTTCATTTGCTGCTTGGTTATCCCTTGGTATGCTTTAAATTGCCTTGTTTGTTCGGCACAAGCACAGAAACAGATGTTGCTTTACCGTGCTGGATAATTTACTGTACCTCACGGTGCAGAGTGGAAGGCCTCCCAAGCTACCCAGCTGGTCTGTCAGCGGCGATGGCTGGTGTCTGCTGAACTATGACAACTGCAAGTAAAGGCTGCAGTTTTATTGTGCAGTTGTCGTTCCTCTCAATGTATAGCTCCGGCATTTGTGGAAAGCTGACtgtctatttttttaatgtgagccTGCAAAGCCATATAAGCTCCATTCTCCTTTGTTGATCATAATGTGACTCATTACTTTTGTCATCTAATGATTATCGGCATGATCGCTCAGAGCGAGAGCCAAGCTCGCCTTCCACACATAACTGGTACTGGAAGGTAAAACAGATTTGTCATTTACGATCTGACCGCTAAGCCACACTTTGTGCCCCATTATTGTGATTAACTTCTGCATAAGATATGCTGCCCGATTGTCATGTGGGAtccggcagcgggcagggactGCCGCGCTTTCTGGGAGGATGTCCGCCGATAGGATGCGACCGCATCGCTTGGGCGGTTAAACGCAAACCTGCTATTTCGCAGCAGCGCTTTAATAattatttgtcttttgttttatttcccctGCTTCCCCATTCCTCGTTTGTTTTCTGGTGCCACTGCGTATGTTGCCACCATTTCCAAATGGTGGACGGGCACGGGGTTACTGGCTTCATTTTCCGCAGGTTGAAGGCAGTCTGGGAGTGGAGGCTGGACCCTTGCTTTGTACCGCGTGAAGTTTTGTTGCCAGAGCGCTGCCAGTTGAAATCTATCGTGTCAGGTGCCTTGTGGCTATCCGCAGTAGAGGCCATCTTCTGGAACCAAGGTTCTTTTCTGGCTTCGTCACCAACAAGCCGATTTGACTCTGCCTGATTATAGTAACGAAGGCAGTCCAAAAGAATATGCACAGACTCACTGTACGTCACATTGAATCATGGCACTGGCCACACAAAGCTGACCGCAGCCTCATTTCTTTAGACAAATGCATGCTTAAGGAAAAACCTCCTGCAAGAAAGCATCCAGGGCCACTTTATTTGCTATGCATGCTGCACCAGATTTAATTTTTAGTGAAAGAaaatttgttattattttttttcagaggcaTCTACACTGGGTAGCTACTGTCTCTAATAAACTAACCTTTTGGGTGCAGCAGTTACAGTGCCTTGGTGAACACTTAGAGAAGGCTTATTTGATATCACAGAACATAAATGCAGGCACAAATGGATTATTATGTGCAAATGAAACCCTATTTTAGGCTATTTTTCACACTGATGATTAGAAGGAATCAAGTCACATATAACAGCGCCCGTACACACTGGTGGAAAAATAGTCAGTTTTGATTACAAAGTGAGAGATGCAGCCCTAGACAGGAGCTACATGCTGATATACATGCTATCAGAATGATTTATGCAAATTATGCATATTATTCCCAAAGGAATTCCTCCTCAAACTGCCAGGATAAATTGCCGGAAATTAGCCATAAAATCTGTCGTGCTAGGAGCAAAAGGTGAAGGCCACTGGGAAAGCAAGGACATTCAGCTTCTGGAGCCTTCCAGGATGTGATGGTGGAGACAGAAGTCTTGCTTTCCCTAAGCCTGAAAGGactatgttttgttttcttttg
This region includes:
- the CYP7B1 gene encoding cytochrome P450 7B1 isoform X1, yielding MGPDALPLGTYGGAAAAALLLWAVCVLCRRKRKTGEPPLINGWIPYLGKALIFRKDAYKFLLDQQKKLGDIFTVYIAGRYVTFIMDPFQYVYVIRNSKQLEFYEFADKMASKTFDYPALSKGKFPDLKENLHRIYQYLQGKPLDIISDHMMKNLQDIFEWKCSQATDWETEKMYKFCCSVMFEASFVTLYGRVPAADGHKVISEIRDKFIKFDASFPYLAANIPIELLGATKKVRKELIHHFLLQNMTKWLGGSKVVQARQDIFEKYELLGDYDKAAHHFAFLWASVGNTIPATFWAMYYLLRHPEALAAVRDEIDHLLQSTGQKRGPTYNIHLTREQLDNLVYLESALNESLRMCSSSMNIRISQEDFVLKLEGNQEVGLRKGDWIALYPQILHMDPEVYEDPKEYKFDRYIENGKKKTTFYKAGRKLKYFLMPFGSGISMCPGRFLAMNEMKMFLFLLLAHFDVELAENKAVRLDNSRMGLGILLPDADIAFRYRLRS
- the CYP7B1 gene encoding cytochrome P450 7B1 isoform X2 — protein: MDPFQYVYVIRNSKQLEFYEFADKMASKTFDYPALSKGKFPDLKENLHRIYQYLQGKPLDIISDHMMKNLQDIFEWKCSQATDWETEKMYKFCCSVMFEASFVTLYGRVPAADGHKVISEIRDKFIKFDASFPYLAANIPIELLGATKKVRKELIHHFLLQNMTKWLGGSKVVQARQDIFEKYELLGDYDKAAHHFAFLWASVGNTIPATFWAMYYLLRHPEALAAVRDEIDHLLQSTGQKRGPTYNIHLTREQLDNLVYLESALNESLRMCSSSMNIRISQEDFVLKLEGNQEVGLRKGDWIALYPQILHMDPEVYEDPKEYKFDRYIENGKKKTTFYKAGRKLKYFLMPFGSGISMCPGRFLAMNEMKMFLFLLLAHFDVELAENKAVRLDNSRMGLGILLPDADIAFRYRLRS